The following are from one region of the Chloroflexota bacterium genome:
- a CDS encoding fumarylacetoacetate hydrolase family protein, which translates to MRLVTYRQQTGAARAGALTEHGVVDLLAADPGLPADVLGLIQGGPETLDRARAAAQGGAATPLDAVTLLAPIARPPKIVCIGVNYADHAAEAGRALPRWPSVFLKAPSCIVGPNDPIVRPPTTEQLDYEIELAVVIGKRAKSVPREEALGYVAGYTIMNDVSARDLQLGKDGGIILGKNFDSSAPFGPCLALADEIPDPSHLQLRTWINGQLRQNGNTHTLIFDVPAIIAFLTQQLTLEPGDIIATGTPAGVGLGLHPQVWLQPGDRIRMEIEGIGVLENTVI; encoded by the coding sequence ATGCGTCTGGTAACCTACCGTCAGCAGACGGGCGCAGCGCGCGCCGGGGCCCTGACCGAGCATGGCGTTGTCGACCTGCTCGCCGCCGATCCAGGTCTGCCTGCCGATGTCCTCGGCCTGATTCAGGGCGGTCCCGAAACACTGGACCGCGCCCGCGCCGCCGCGCAGGGCGGTGCGGCCACGCCACTCGACGCGGTGACGCTGCTCGCGCCGATCGCGCGCCCGCCGAAGATCGTCTGCATCGGCGTCAACTACGCCGACCATGCTGCCGAGGCCGGCCGTGCGCTGCCGCGCTGGCCCAGCGTCTTCCTCAAAGCGCCAAGCTGCATCGTCGGCCCGAACGATCCGATTGTCCGGCCGCCCACCACCGAGCAGCTCGACTACGAGATCGAGCTGGCGGTGGTGATCGGGAAACGAGCGAAGTCGGTCCCGCGTGAGGAGGCGCTGGGCTACGTCGCCGGCTACACGATCATGAACGACGTGAGCGCACGCGACCTTCAGCTTGGCAAGGACGGCGGCATCATCCTCGGGAAGAACTTCGACAGCTCAGCGCCGTTCGGCCCCTGCCTGGCGCTCGCCGACGAGATCCCCGATCCGAGCCACCTCCAACTGCGGACCTGGATCAACGGTCAGCTGCGCCAGAACGGCAACACCCACACGCTGATCTTCGACGTACCCGCCATCATCGCCTTCCTGACCCAGCAGCTCACGCTGGAGCCGGGCGATATCATCGCCACGGGCACGCCGGCCGGCGTGGGCCTGGGGCTGCATCCGCAGGTGTGGCTCCAGCCCGGCGACCGGATCCGCATGGAGATCGAAGGGATCGGCGTCCTGGAGAACACCGTCATCTGA